A genomic window from Ruminiclostridium cellulolyticum H10 includes:
- the spoVAD gene encoding stage V sporulation protein AD, producing the protein MAEKHIGKQTVILKNPPSIKATASFVGPKEGKGPLKDDFDYIITDELWGEDSWEKAESKLVRETFAKVLQKAKLSNDQIDYVLAGDLLNQCIAANYGLRETEVPFLGLYGACSTMAESMSIGSLMVEGGFAENLVCMTSSHFCSAEKQFRFPLELGSQRTPTSQWTVTGSGAVVLSSKGTGPYIKHVTTGKINDLGITDANNMGAAMAPAAADTIFAHFKDTGLQPDYYDLIVTGDLGKVGKQICQEMLKQNGLDIESRFNDCGVMIFDAEKQDTHAGGSGCACSAAVLAGHIYNQITQGKLKRVLFVATGALMSPISSQQNESIPGIAHAIAIHRTLN; encoded by the coding sequence ATGGCAGAAAAGCATATTGGAAAGCAGACGGTAATCTTAAAAAATCCTCCCTCTATTAAAGCAACAGCGTCATTTGTTGGGCCAAAGGAAGGGAAGGGTCCTTTGAAAGATGACTTTGATTATATTATCACTGATGAATTATGGGGTGAGGACAGCTGGGAAAAAGCAGAAAGTAAACTTGTAAGGGAGACCTTTGCTAAAGTTCTTCAAAAGGCGAAGCTCAGTAATGATCAAATAGACTATGTTTTAGCCGGAGACCTTTTGAACCAGTGCATTGCGGCTAACTATGGATTAAGGGAAACAGAAGTTCCATTTCTGGGTTTATATGGAGCATGTTCAACCATGGCTGAATCAATGAGTATTGGCAGTCTAATGGTGGAAGGAGGTTTTGCGGAGAATTTAGTGTGTATGACTTCCAGCCATTTTTGTTCTGCAGAAAAACAGTTCAGGTTTCCTCTGGAATTAGGGAGCCAAAGAACTCCTACATCACAGTGGACTGTAACAGGCTCAGGTGCTGTGGTACTGTCTTCAAAGGGTACAGGACCGTATATAAAGCATGTTACAACTGGAAAAATCAATGATTTAGGAATAACGGATGCAAATAATATGGGTGCGGCAATGGCTCCGGCAGCAGCGGATACCATATTCGCTCACTTTAAGGATACCGGGTTGCAGCCTGATTATTATGATCTTATTGTAACTGGTGATTTGGGTAAGGTCGGAAAACAAATATGTCAGGAGATGTTGAAGCAAAACGGATTGGATATAGAATCCAGATTCAACGACTGCGGAGTAATGATATTTGATGCGGAAAAGCAGGATACTCATGCGGGAGGGAGTGGATGTGCATGCTCAGCGGCGGTGTTAGCAGGGCATATATACAACCAGATAACACAGGGGAAATTAAAGAGAGTATTATTTGTTGCTACAGGAGCATTAATGAGTCCTATCAGCTCTCAGCAAAATGAATCCATACCTGGTATAGCACACGCCATAGCTATCCACAGAACCTTGAACTGA
- the spoVAC gene encoding stage V sporulation protein AC encodes MKKSFTKDQYSKYVEEISPKSKLFSNVLKAFLVGGIICDIGQLFINLLKNKGLDNDAVSAITSIIMIFLAALLTGLNVYDEIGKFAGAGSIVPITGFANSVVSPAMEFKSEGYILGMGAKMFIVAGPVIVYGICSSIIAGIIHYLIT; translated from the coding sequence ATGAAAAAAAGTTTTACCAAGGATCAGTACTCTAAGTATGTTGAAGAAATCTCACCGAAATCAAAGCTGTTTTCAAATGTTTTAAAGGCTTTTCTGGTTGGAGGTATCATTTGTGATATTGGCCAGCTATTCATAAATCTGCTGAAAAACAAAGGTTTGGACAATGATGCGGTATCCGCTATAACCAGTATTATAATGATTTTTCTGGCGGCACTTTTAACGGGACTTAACGTTTATGACGAAATAGGCAAATTTGCGGGAGCAGGGTCAATAGTACCAATTACGGGATTTGCAAACTCAGTAGTATCTCCGGCTATGGAATTCAAGTCCGAAGGATACATTCTTGGAATGGGTGCAAAAATGTTCATTGTTGCAGGCCCTGTAATAGTATATGGAATTTGTTCTTCAATCATTGCAGGCATAATACATTACCTTATTACTTAA